AGCTCCCTGCCAAGCTCCTGAACCACCTGAAGCCGCCAAGGCCAAAACAGACCCCAAAACTGGCCCCACACACGGCGTCCAAGCAAAACTAAAGGTCAACCCCAGTAAAAATGCCTGACTATAGCCGTTACCCTTTTGCCCCTGTCTCTTTAATTGTAGCCTTCTTTCCTTGTAAAGTCCCTGAAAATGTAGGACTTCCATCTGGTGCAAGCCTAAAAGAATGATAACTGCACCCGTCACATACTGAAACCAAGAGGCATAAAGCAAATCGCCTAAAAAACCAGCTCCATAACCCAGCAAGATAAAAATAAAGGAAATTCCCACTATGAAAGCCAGAGTTCGTAACAAACTAACAAGTGAGATTGAAAATTTTTCGCTAGAAGCCTGAGAACCATCTTTGTCATCCAACAAGACCCCTGCATAAACTGGTAACAAAGGTAAAATACAAGGAGAAAAGAAGGAAAGAATTCCAGCAAGAAAAACACTGATAAAAAAGATTACATTGTCCATTGCCTTCCTCCATTCTTTGATTTGATAGGACTATTATAGCTCCAAAACTCCAGAAAAAACAGGGACAATGATAGGGAAAAATAGGAATTTAATCAGTTTATTTAGAAATTTTGCACAAAAAAAGCTCTATAATATTTGTAATGGGTAAATCCCCTATGGATATTATGGAGCCTATTTTATTGTAGAAAAAAAGTCCCATAAGATCTATAATGAAAAGCGACTAATAATTTCAGCAAACTTATCAAACGAAATGCCTTTGGTTTTCGGAACTTTGAAAACTTCAAAAAAAGGATTTTCATCGCTCTCAACATCAAAAAAGAAAGGACGAAATTCGTCCTTTCTAGATCTTAGCTGATTTCAACTCACTACAGTTGACAAAGAGCTGATTTTTCTGTCTAACTTTTTGGGGGC
Above is a window of Streptococcus oralis subsp. dentisani DNA encoding:
- the ccdA2 gene encoding thiol-disulfide oxidoreductase-associated membrane protein CcdA2, which translates into the protein MDNVIFFISVFLAGILSFFSPCILPLLPVYAGVLLDDKDGSQASSEKFSISLVSLLRTLAFIVGISFIFILLGYGAGFLGDLLYASWFQYVTGAVIILLGLHQMEVLHFQGLYKERRLQLKRQGQKGNGYSQAFLLGLTFSFAWTPCVGPVLGSVLALAASGGSGAWQGAGLMLVYTLGLALPFLVLALASSYVLKHFRKLHPYLGTLKKVGGFLIIVMGILVLLGNASILTALFE